CGGCCTCCACCGGCTGCCCACCGCCGGCGGCGCGGCCTGGCTCAAGACCACCACCCCGGCCTTCAACGCCTGCGAGGCGAGCGTCGTCGAGCTGCTGCACGCCGTCGACCCCGACCTCGTCCCCGAAGTGATCGCCGCCGACCGGGACCGCCGCCGCCTACTGCTCGCCGAAGTACCCGGCGAGGACTGCTGGGGTCCCTCGGCCGAGACCGTCGCCGACGTCCTGCCGCGCCTGGTCGCCGCCCAGGCCGCCCTCGCGGGGAGCGACGCCCTCGCCGCGGCCGGCCTGCCCGACCGCACCCTCGGACACCTCCCCGCCCGGCTGCGCCGGGTGCTGGACGGCGAGGCCGCCCAGGACCTGACGCCGGAGGAGCTCGCCGCCGCCCTGCGCCTGCTCGAACGGCTGCCTGCCCTGATCGCCGACCTGGAGTCCTGCGGCCTGCCCGACACCCTCGTGCACGGCGACTTCCACCCCGGCAACTGGCGCTCCGACGGGCGGCACACCGTCGTCCTCGACTTCGCCGACAGCTGCTACGGCCACCCGGCCCTGGACGGGCTGCGCCCGCGCGACTTCGTCTCCGCGGAGCGCTGGGAGCAGGTGGCCGACGTCTGGGCGCGAGCCTGGGCCGTGCACGCCCCCGGCTCGGACCCGGTCCGCGCCCTCGCTCTGGCCGAGCCCCTCGCGCACCTGCTGTACGCGGTCCGCTACCAGGAGTTCCTGGACAACATCGAGACCACCGAGCGCCCCTACCATGAGGGCGATCCGGCGTCCGAGATCCGCGCGGCCCTGGCCTGCGGCTGAGCCCCGGAACCCGCACCACCGCGATCGAGAGGCACCACCCATGCCGTCCGCCCGGCCGTCCCTGCTGTACGTCTCCGACCCCGCCTACCCGGCCAACGGCCGCAGCTACGGGGACGAGGACATCCGCCTCACCGCCCGCCTGCGCGAGTACTTCGACCTCGCGCTCTGCCACCCGCTGGACGCCCGCGCCCTGATGGGGCGCTTCGACGCGGTGGTGATCCGCAACAGCGGCCCGGTGCTGCACTACCAGCAGGAGTACGAGGCCTTCCGGCGGGCCGCGCTCGCCGCGGGCGTCCGGGTCTACAACCCGCTGACCGGCCGGGGCGACATGGCCGGCAAGCAGTACCTGCTGGACCTCAGCACCGCCGGCCACCCGGTGATCCCCACCGCCGACGGCGACCTCGGCGCCGCCGCCGCCCTGGCCGCCCTCCCGGCGGCCGACCGGTACGTGGTCAAGCCCCGCCTCGGCGCCGACTCGCTCGGCCTGCGTGTGGTGGACGCCGCCGGGCTCGCCGCCGAGCCCCTGGCCGACTGCCTCGTCCAGCCGTACATACCGCTGCGCCACGAGGTGTCGTTCTACTACGTGGACCGTGAGTTCCAGTACGCCCTGTACGCCCCGGACCCGGAGCGCCGCTGGGAGCTGGAGCCCTGGCAGGCCACCGCGGAGGACCTCGCCTTCGCCGCCCGGTTCATCGACTGGAACACCCTGCCGTTCGGCATCCAGCGCGTCGACGCCTGCCGGACCGAGGACGGCGGGCTGCTCCTGGTGGAGCTGGAGGACCTCAACCCGTACCTCTCGCTGGACCTCGTCGACGCGGACACCCGCGAGGCGTTCGCGCAGGCCTTCCGGGGGTCGGTGGAGGCGCTGCTGCGGGCCGGCTGAGCCGGTCCGCCGTCCGCCAACGCCAGCGGCTTGATGAACGATCAGGTCGAAGTACCGGCCACGCCGGCCGGAAGCGGGCGGGCCCGAGCCGGGCCCGGGGTGGGGGCACGCCGGTGGTGATCATGCCGCCCTCCGGGACGTCCATCTCCTTTCGTCCGGCGTGCCGCCGCGAGTTCGACGAGCATGGGTGGCAGGCGGGTAGCCGCGGAGGGGCCCGGCCCGCCGCGGGCCCGGCGCAGTCCCCGGGTCGGCTGGTCGCCGGGGGCGGGACTGCGGGCCGACGTCACCGGGCGCTGATGCGAGGGGTGCTCGTCCGGTGCAGGTGGGCGTCGATCAGGGCGGTGGTGGCGTCCGGCTGTTCGATCTGCGGAAGGTGGCCCGCCTTGGGGATGACCTTGAGAGCGCCGTCGGCGAAGGCATCGGCGTACGCCGCGCCGTAGGCGGGGGTGACGATGCGGTCGCTCTCCCCCCAGAGCAGGAGGGCCGGCACCTGCACACGTCCGAGTCGGCGCAGGAGCTTGGGGTCGTGCATGTAGGGGTCGCCCGCGAGGGTGTGCACGGTGGCCATGTTGGCCTGCCGGCGGGCGAGTTCGTCGGAGGGGACGCCGGCGGGGTCGACGAAGTAGCGGTCCGGGTCGTGCCAGGAGTGCTCCGCCGCGCCGCGCGCGTCGAGGGCGAAGAAGTCGGTGATCGGTTCCGCTTCGATGTTCACGCCGACGGCGTCGATCAGGACGAGGCCGGTGATGATTCCCGCGGTGTCGCGTACGGCCATCTCGGCGGCGATCCAGCCGCCGAGCGAGGAACCGACCACGAGGACGTCGTCCAAGGCCCGGTCGTGCAGGTGGTGCAGGTAGGTGAGGGCGAGGTCGTCGATGCCGGTCAGCCATTCGGGGCGGTGGGTGCCGTCCCAGCCGGGGTGCACGGGCGTGATGGCGTGGGCGGTGCGGGAGATGTGCCCGGCGAGGCCGGCGACCGTGGCCGGGCCCCCGCCGCCGTGCAGGATCAGGACCGGCCGGCCGGTTCCGGCTTCGGACAGGGTGAGGGGCAGGTCGGGGTACACGGCTGAGGTGTGGTCCGGAAGCATGCCCTCAGAGTAACTAAAGATCCTTATATAAGCTAGCTTAGTTAAGTCGTAGACTGGATCCATGAATGGTGAGCTGCAAGAACTCGGCAGAGCGGTCAAGCAGGCGCAGTACCGGCAGCACCGGGCGCTCGACAGTGCGCTCTCGACCGTCGGCACCACACTGGCCCAATGGGACGCCCTGCGGGCGATCGGCCGCGCACCCGGGGCGTCGGCCCGCGAATTGGCTGCCGCGACGTTCCAGAGCGAGCAGGCCTTCGGAGCGCTCGTCGGCCGCCTGACGGCCCAGGGCGTGGTCGAACGGCGCCCGGGACACGGCCGGCGCATCGAACACCACCTCACCCCTGCCGGTGAGCGGACCCTGGCGGCCGCCGACAAGATCGCCGACGAGGTTCTCGCCACCTGCTTCTCCGCCCTGCCCGCAGCGGACCGGGCGACCCTGCTCGACCTGCTCCGGCGCCTCAACACGGAGGAAACCGGATAGACGGACCGGGGTTCCCCGTCCGGACCGATCGCGCTCTTCGGCCCGGGGAGGTCGTTCCTCGTCGTCTGCCGCCCGTCTCCCCGGGCGGGCGGACCTCAACTCCTGACGGCCTCCGCGATCTGCAGGGCGGCCTCGGCCGGCGTGAGGTGCGTGGTGTCGATGACCTCGGCCTCCCCGAGCAGCCAAGTGCGGGCTGCCTCGGCGTAGGGATCGAGGTACTTGAGCCGGAACGGGGACGGGCCCATGAGAACGTCCCCCTCGATGCGGCCGCGGAGGGTGTCCTGGTCGGCGTGGAGGAGGAAGTGACGTACCGGAATGGCATGGTGGGCGAGACCGGTGCTGATCTCCCGCCAGTACTGTTCGACCAGGACCGTCATGGGCACCACCAGGGCGCCGCCGGTGTAGTCGAGTACGCGGCGGGCGGTCTCGACCACGAGCTGCCGCCACGGCGGCCAGTGCTGGAAGTTGTCCGTCTCGGGCAGCCCCGGCGTGATGTCCATGAGTGTCTCGCCGACCTTCTCGGCGTCGAACACCCGTGAATCCGGAATCAACCGCTGCACGAGCGGACTCGTCGTCGTCTTGCCTGCGCCATGGGTGCCGTTGAGCCATACGATCACCTGCCCGACAGTAGCGTCGTGCGGACCGCAGGCCGTGCCGGTCGCGTCACAGAACGGGCACGGTGCAAGACCGGTGCCCCCAGGGGGCCGGGCCGGGCGGGGCGGCCCGGCGGCGGGTGCCGGGGCTGTCGGTCGGGTGCGGTAGTTTGTGGTCGCCCCGGGGGAGGCCGCCGGAATTCGGATGCCCGGGCCAGGGCTCCTGTGCTTGCCTGTGTCATGCCGAACGCAGGCAGCGGACCAGTCGCTTCCTTGATCTTGACGACGCACCAGCAGGAGTTCTTCATCAACACCGTGATACGCAGGACCGTCCGCACCACCCTGGTCGCCGCCACCTGCAGCACCGTCATCGCCGCCGGGCTCGCCGCCTGCGGAACCGTCCAGCAGCTGTCCGCGGCGCAGAAGGTCTCCGACGCCTTCGGGAAGCTGGGCGACAGCAAGGCCTTCTCGGCCAAGCTCTCGGTGGACGCCACCGCGGCGCAGATCGAGGCCTTCGGCGCCGCCACCGGCGACAAGATCGGCGCCGACAGCGCCGCCGCACTGTCCACCGTGAGCCTGGCCGTCTCGTTCAGCGCCGACAAGCCGCTCAAGGACCTGCAGTCGCCGAAGGGAACCGACGGCAAGCCGTCCGACGCGGGGCACGCTGCTGGCCGACAAGGCGCTCTCGTTCTCGTACGCGCTCACCGGCAAGGGCGGCAAGTCGCTGCTGGAGCTGCGCCAGGTCGGCGGCAAGACCTTCGCGCAGGCCGACCTCGCCGGCTTCGCCACCCTGGTCGGCGAGGACCCGTCCCAGGCCCGGGAGATGACGGCGGACCTGCCCGCGTCGGTGCGCGGCGCGCTGGCCGGCAAGTGGGTCTCGCTCGACGCCGGGACGCTGCAGGACTTCAGCAAGTCGCTGCGCGGCGGCCAGGGTGCGGCCGGCGCCAAGCCGTCCGCACCGCCCACCCTGGACCCCGGGACGCAGGAGAACCTCCTCAACTCCCTGAAGGACGTCTTCAGCCGCGACGTCTCCTTCGAGGACAAGGGCAAGCAGGACGGCAAGGACCGCGTCACGGTCAGCGTCCCGTCCCGCAAGCTCGCCGAGGACCTGC
The sequence above is a segment of the Kitasatospora sp. NBC_00240 genome. Coding sequences within it:
- a CDS encoding aminoglycoside phosphotransferase family protein translates to MERTNGRTVTVHLTHLGDQLGRLGPFEVDGVRWPMVGSTVARLEEQLGAPVAVLRLVGVTGGEGGRGGHVTYHAEALERPVRGLPGAADEDDVALLGPAAGRADWATAEGLRAGLAWADQALRAAGRPPVGPAEQIRTWNLSGLHRLPTAGGAAWLKTTTPAFNACEASVVELLHAVDPDLVPEVIAADRDRRRLLLAEVPGEDCWGPSAETVADVLPRLVAAQAALAGSDALAAAGLPDRTLGHLPARLRRVLDGEAAQDLTPEELAAALRLLERLPALIADLESCGLPDTLVHGDFHPGNWRSDGRHTVVLDFADSCYGHPALDGLRPRDFVSAERWEQVADVWARAWAVHAPGSDPVRALALAEPLAHLLYAVRYQEFLDNIETTERPYHEGDPASEIRAALACG
- a CDS encoding alpha/beta fold hydrolase, whose translation is MLPDHTSAVYPDLPLTLSEAGTGRPVLILHGGGGPATVAGLAGHISRTAHAITPVHPGWDGTHRPEWLTGIDDLALTYLHHLHDRALDDVLVVGSSLGGWIAAEMAVRDTAGIITGLVLIDAVGVNIEAEPITDFFALDARGAAEHSWHDPDRYFVDPAGVPSDELARRQANMATVHTLAGDPYMHDPKLLRRLGRVQVPALLLWGESDRIVTPAYGAAYADAFADGALKVIPKAGHLPQIEQPDATTALIDAHLHRTSTPRISAR
- a CDS encoding MarR family winged helix-turn-helix transcriptional regulator, producing MNGELQELGRAVKQAQYRQHRALDSALSTVGTTLAQWDALRAIGRAPGASARELAAATFQSEQAFGALVGRLTAQGVVERRPGHGRRIEHHLTPAGERTLAAADKIADEVLATCFSALPAADRATLLDLLRRLNTEETG
- a CDS encoding ATP-binding protein: MIVWLNGTHGAGKTTTSPLVQRLIPDSRVFDAEKVGETLMDITPGLPETDNFQHWPPWRQLVVETARRVLDYTGGALVVPMTVLVEQYWREISTGLAHHAIPVRHFLLHADQDTLRGRIEGDVLMGPSPFRLKYLDPYAEAARTWLLGEAEVIDTTHLTPAEAALQIAEAVRS